A genomic stretch from Thermonema lapsum includes:
- a CDS encoding PD-(D/E)XK nuclease family protein translates to MKQIAAIDNCLDKALVKKLLEKQAQQKAKGDEVIFLLPTKRAVIEMKKIAGDDIEAYAWEDFMLQQAAKKLGVKTTQAGGVPGPAPEPQLLILLYSCLKNQLKEQVSELWHDEEEKTQATEEEAQQEVQQVLNERIAAFLALLLKDLIALDEALMDVHSVLDNLKDIKNLEYLSLAWNDPAKLKEAPPSVRRQVLLYRSLPEVYEQFRKQCEARKIAHKGQLWRAWAENALEWFEAAPGDYWIVAGLSELSRAEIEVLRKLQKAQKLQIYWESDVYYHEPEPERKLPAYKDWHPIGERLRHFCNSTGAGEEALILGNSLAQGTKDFYFVSVPMASMQAHLVCNCLRGKDEIAHALGLDPSLTTGIVLVDTYLLPVFARALAQENPSISMGIALTSTPAYQLMQAIFQLHFNEQWRVHKIEMQKQTDESQQPLSSQASSAVSDIGAEEMNAKEPKERRVLCYYYADVSAVLTHPYIYSLLNTRLATEGVSTHVHAQDLIQLFLKQMTAARHAYISKTELTRFAEAAIEAVKANKQQLSDAECEKTKDIFTTLINELFDYWKQGTGTERALQMLKSLTTQLLEVMKQEESTLAQLNASHLEEIQKILEEMEYLLEEVPEDTVAVSLGFFRGLFQQMTYDRFIYSDISPDSNTKIHLLGLSESRLLSFDQLIFVTANEGYLPAETKFHSLLPYSFHASSALPLPEEQILKTTQDTYRLLHHARKVVMIYVDDENYEPSRYLYQIEDELQVYNKNIQLTKIRVAPPVAKAKPEEQLIIEKHEAIIHSIKNYLENKGLSPTALDAYLSCNLRFYFSYVLGFRREEEINDELEDNEFGTVLHAVLERIFGYYKGKEVTQAELHKWLSPTIEDESEGGKGKPIIASFVEEELHKRGQNNEGSGLLAKVALEALIERFLKLQIQEMNNQQWKIEALEVSMENENSIVLPVDVPGVGHVKARIKGTIDRVDKRTDLLTKEDAYYVIDYKSGQVKAEKLEIPKNKPLSLRDIFSYQEEKSNIDYSKIRQLLIYTYLYLHHLRNHEGREELPARVYAGIYSFRNMTEGLLLLKKQSVWDIQQEEKELKESLEAVVKDMLDTSKKIKKVEDERHCKYCDYKVICQRKIKESSY, encoded by the coding sequence ATGAAACAAATAGCTGCTATTGATAACTGCCTTGACAAGGCACTGGTTAAAAAACTTTTGGAGAAACAAGCCCAACAAAAAGCCAAAGGGGATGAGGTGATTTTCTTGCTGCCTACCAAGCGCGCCGTGATTGAAATGAAAAAAATAGCAGGCGACGACATAGAAGCCTATGCATGGGAAGATTTTATGTTGCAACAAGCCGCCAAAAAGTTGGGCGTAAAAACCACACAGGCAGGCGGTGTGCCGGGACCTGCCCCAGAGCCGCAACTGCTCATTTTGCTGTATAGTTGTCTAAAAAATCAGCTGAAAGAGCAGGTGTCTGAACTATGGCATGACGAGGAGGAAAAGACACAGGCAACCGAAGAAGAAGCGCAGCAAGAAGTGCAACAGGTTTTGAACGAGCGTATTGCGGCTTTCCTTGCGCTTCTCTTGAAAGACCTCATCGCACTCGACGAAGCCCTGATGGATGTCCATTCCGTCTTGGACAATCTGAAAGATATTAAAAACCTCGAATATTTGTCGCTTGCATGGAACGACCCCGCCAAGTTGAAAGAGGCGCCCCCTTCGGTGCGGCGGCAAGTACTGCTCTATCGTAGCTTGCCTGAGGTATATGAACAATTTCGCAAGCAGTGTGAAGCAAGAAAAATCGCCCATAAAGGGCAGCTGTGGCGTGCATGGGCAGAAAATGCCTTGGAATGGTTCGAGGCTGCCCCCGGCGATTACTGGATAGTAGCCGGCTTGAGTGAATTGAGCCGCGCAGAAATAGAGGTGTTGAGAAAGCTGCAAAAAGCCCAAAAATTGCAGATATACTGGGAGTCGGACGTCTATTATCACGAGCCCGAGCCAGAAAGAAAACTACCTGCCTACAAAGATTGGCATCCGATTGGTGAGCGTCTGAGGCACTTCTGCAACAGCACCGGCGCCGGTGAAGAAGCTCTCATCCTCGGCAACAGCTTGGCACAAGGTACCAAAGACTTTTACTTTGTGTCTGTGCCTATGGCTTCTATGCAAGCCCATTTGGTGTGCAATTGTTTGCGGGGAAAAGATGAAATTGCCCACGCCTTGGGCTTGGACCCTTCCCTGACAACGGGCATTGTGTTGGTCGATACCTATTTACTGCCTGTTTTTGCCAGAGCTTTGGCACAAGAAAATCCTTCGATATCGATGGGGATAGCCCTTACCAGTACCCCCGCCTACCAGCTTATGCAGGCGATATTTCAGCTGCATTTCAACGAGCAGTGGCGAGTACACAAAATAGAAATGCAAAAGCAAACCGACGAAAGCCAGCAGCCACTGAGCAGCCAAGCGTCGTCAGCAGTGTCAGACATCGGAGCAGAAGAGATGAACGCCAAAGAACCAAAAGAGCGCCGTGTGCTCTGCTATTACTATGCCGACGTCAGCGCTGTGCTCACGCATCCCTACATATACAGCCTTTTGAATACACGCCTCGCAACCGAAGGGGTAAGCACTCATGTTCATGCGCAAGACCTCATACAGCTGTTTTTGAAACAAATGACAGCCGCGCGCCATGCCTATATCAGCAAAACCGAGCTGACGAGGTTTGCAGAGGCAGCCATTGAAGCTGTCAAGGCAAATAAACAACAGCTGTCTGACGCAGAGTGCGAAAAAACAAAAGACATATTTACTACGCTTATCAACGAATTGTTCGACTATTGGAAACAAGGCACAGGCACCGAACGGGCACTGCAAATGCTCAAGTCGCTGACAACACAGCTGCTTGAGGTGATGAAACAGGAGGAAAGCACCTTGGCTCAATTGAATGCAAGCCACCTCGAAGAAATACAAAAGATATTGGAAGAAATGGAATACCTTCTCGAAGAGGTACCTGAAGATACGGTAGCCGTCTCGCTGGGCTTCTTCCGTGGTTTGTTTCAACAAATGACTTATGACCGTTTCATTTATTCCGATATTTCGCCCGATAGCAACACCAAAATCCATTTGCTGGGCTTATCTGAATCTCGCCTGCTCAGTTTCGACCAGTTGATATTTGTAACTGCCAATGAAGGTTACCTGCCGGCAGAGACAAAATTCCATTCTCTGCTGCCTTATAGTTTTCATGCAAGCAGCGCTTTGCCCCTTCCCGAAGAGCAAATCCTTAAAACTACACAAGATACCTATCGCTTGCTGCACCATGCGCGCAAAGTGGTTATGATATATGTAGATGACGAAAACTATGAACCCAGCCGCTACCTCTATCAGATAGAAGACGAACTGCAGGTCTATAACAAGAATATTCAGTTGACCAAAATAAGAGTTGCGCCACCTGTTGCCAAGGCAAAGCCTGAAGAACAGCTAATCATCGAGAAGCATGAGGCTATCATCCACAGCATCAAAAACTACCTCGAAAACAAGGGGCTTTCGCCTACAGCGCTCGATGCTTATTTGTCTTGCAATCTTCGTTTTTACTTTTCTTATGTTTTAGGTTTTCGCAGGGAAGAGGAAATAAACGATGAGCTGGAAGACAACGAATTCGGAACGGTATTGCACGCTGTGCTTGAGCGCATTTTTGGCTACTACAAAGGCAAAGAAGTAACTCAGGCAGAGCTGCACAAATGGCTAAGCCCGACAATAGAAGACGAGTCAGAAGGTGGTAAAGGAAAGCCTATCATCGCCAGCTTCGTTGAAGAGGAACTACACAAAAGAGGGCAAAACAACGAAGGCAGTGGCTTATTGGCAAAGGTGGCACTGGAAGCTTTGATTGAGCGTTTCTTGAAACTGCAAATACAGGAGATGAACAACCAACAGTGGAAGATAGAGGCGCTGGAAGTAAGCATGGAGAATGAAAATAGCATTGTGTTGCCGGTAGATGTACCGGGTGTGGGGCATGTAAAGGCGCGCATCAAGGGAACCATAGACCGAGTGGACAAGCGCACCGACCTTCTCACCAAAGAAGATGCTTACTACGTGATAGATTACAAGTCAGGACAGGTAAAAGCTGAGAAGTTAGAAATTCCCAAGAACAAGCCATTGTCATTAAGAGATATTTTTTCCTATCAAGAGGAAAAGTCAAACATTGACTACTCTAAAATCCGTCAACTACTCATCTATACCTATCTTTACCTTCATCACTTGCGCAACCACGAGGGGAGGGAAGAACTACCTGCACGAGTATATGCCGGTATTTACTCATTCCGAAATATGACAGAAGGACTGCTGCTGCTGAAAAAGCAATCTGTCTGGGATATACAGCAAGAAGAAAAAGAGCTCAAAGAGTCTCTTGAGGCAGTAGTTAAAGACATGTTGGATACGAGTAAAAAAATTAAGAAAGTAGAGGACGAGCGTCATTGCAAATACTGCGACTACAAGGTAATCTGTCAAAGAAAGATAAAAGAAAGCAGTTATTAG
- a CDS encoding coiled-coil domain-containing protein produces the protein MKEKEGAQLPVEKLSGGADTVAENAHVENVEPFMEEDPWLEKEASNTHATGIGDEPSEPVPGFPPMEVPEQSPLPATDEYKQGFWIGYLQLDKQNYEGWFTEQMRIAALEKEQEQLQQRLQQLQQQLPQAKEACLKLQTEINGIKHRLEYEQKQFERRKQAYERVCEEEEEYLKERASLRHRYSLLAGILFFIAGFIFIAGDLIISHEIVAYALNIKNSLEAWSFAVGLAMVSVLLKPAYDRLIEIPYNQSKSKSAKTIYVVFKLLMVAFTVVTLLVLGFFRYEAYKTDRLKQSLAQRILQLQASDELTPEQLQALDALSAQAGELDNRLVNSEMGLLSFVFSGVLFAIAAAVCLGISFPVLVGYARLWFQIPWRLKKLQKAKQEKQAVVEQMEQTVSQTRSQLDALQQQLQMTDRPEQLLKEIKDIEGRLALIEEELHRHRLEERIYRLGHGYEQGQVSLKQDNQRVQFKINHLHKQIAELEDKIKQREQELRNTQALLRQWEQKEQAWEAADRQHQEESEALKARIKQLETALFAMEEKKQILEASLTTREETIYRLEEQLNSMRKELRYAHAVAEKAREDAERLQNGQQPQTPKKPSQRSRKNKLQTQVTQEPPAAQQETKEVPEKKTTRKRRNIKKTPNTAEQNPDLTNEETN, from the coding sequence ATGAAAGAAAAAGAAGGGGCTCAATTGCCCGTTGAGAAGCTGTCTGGAGGGGCAGATACCGTAGCAGAGAATGCCCATGTAGAAAATGTGGAGCCCTTCATGGAAGAGGACCCTTGGTTGGAAAAAGAAGCATCAAACACACATGCAACCGGAATCGGCGATGAACCTTCGGAGCCCGTGCCCGGTTTTCCGCCTATGGAGGTACCGGAGCAATCCCCCTTGCCTGCCACCGACGAATACAAACAAGGTTTTTGGATAGGCTATTTGCAGCTCGACAAGCAGAACTACGAGGGGTGGTTTACTGAGCAGATGCGCATCGCCGCCCTTGAAAAAGAGCAAGAACAACTGCAGCAACGCCTACAACAACTGCAGCAACAGCTGCCACAAGCCAAAGAGGCTTGCCTGAAGCTGCAAACAGAAATAAACGGAATAAAACACCGGCTGGAGTACGAGCAAAAGCAGTTTGAGCGCCGTAAGCAAGCCTATGAGCGTGTGTGCGAAGAAGAAGAAGAGTATCTGAAGGAACGGGCAAGCTTACGCCATAGATATTCTTTACTTGCTGGCATCCTGTTTTTTATTGCCGGTTTCATATTCATTGCCGGCGACCTCATCATTTCGCACGAGATTGTAGCCTATGCGCTCAACATCAAAAACAGTCTGGAAGCATGGAGCTTTGCTGTAGGCTTGGCTATGGTTTCTGTGCTGTTGAAGCCCGCCTACGACCGCTTGATTGAAATCCCCTACAACCAAAGCAAAAGCAAAAGCGCCAAAACCATTTATGTAGTATTCAAACTGTTGATGGTAGCTTTTACGGTGGTTACCCTGCTTGTATTGGGCTTCTTTCGTTACGAAGCCTACAAAACCGACCGCCTAAAACAAAGTTTAGCACAGCGCATCCTGCAACTGCAAGCCTCGGATGAGTTGACACCCGAGCAGCTGCAAGCGCTCGACGCCTTGTCGGCACAAGCCGGCGAGCTGGACAACCGGCTGGTAAACAGCGAAATGGGGCTTTTGTCTTTCGTCTTCTCGGGAGTACTTTTTGCTATTGCCGCTGCGGTGTGTTTAGGTATTAGCTTCCCGGTCTTGGTAGGTTATGCACGCCTTTGGTTTCAGATTCCATGGCGTTTGAAAAAGTTGCAAAAAGCCAAACAAGAAAAGCAGGCAGTAGTAGAGCAGATGGAACAGACCGTGAGCCAAACCCGTTCTCAGTTGGATGCTTTGCAGCAACAGCTACAAATGACTGACCGCCCCGAACAACTGTTAAAGGAAATCAAGGATATAGAAGGGCGTTTGGCGCTTATCGAAGAAGAACTACACCGCCACCGCCTCGAAGAGCGCATCTATCGTTTGGGGCATGGCTATGAGCAGGGGCAGGTGTCGTTGAAGCAAGATAATCAGCGTGTTCAATTCAAAATAAACCACCTGCATAAGCAAATCGCTGAGCTGGAAGATAAAATAAAACAGCGCGAGCAGGAGCTACGCAATACCCAAGCGCTTTTGCGTCAGTGGGAGCAAAAAGAGCAAGCATGGGAAGCAGCCGACCGGCAACACCAGGAGGAAAGCGAGGCTCTCAAAGCACGTATCAAGCAGTTGGAAACCGCGCTGTTTGCTATGGAAGAAAAAAAGCAAATCTTGGAAGCTTCTCTTACAACACGTGAGGAAACAATCTACAGGCTGGAAGAGCAACTGAACAGTATGCGAAAAGAGTTGCGCTATGCCCATGCCGTTGCCGAGAAGGCAAGAGAAGACGCAGAACGCCTGCAAAACGGACAGCAGCCCCAAACACCTAAAAAACCAAGCCAGCGCAGCCGTAAAAACAAACTGCAAACACAGGTTACACAAGAACCGCCGGCAGCACAACAAGAAACGAAAGAAGTCCCGGAAAAGAAAACAACTCGCAAACGCCGGAACATTAAAAAAACACCCAATACAGCAGAGCAGAACCCGGACTTGACTAACGAAGAAACCAATTAG
- the murI gene encoding glutamate racemase, producing the protein MQANAPIGIFDSGIGGLTVTRAIRRLLPQEDIIYFGDTAHMPYGDKSTEAIQAYSIKIVNFLLSQECKAIVIACNSASSAAYKLLREYVGNRALVINVIDPMVEYVATHYAGKKVGLIGTKQTVRSNVYKKKIDDLRKGIQLQAMATPLLAPMIEEGYAGHPIMAQVIGDYLQKAAFEDIEALILGCTHYPLIKEMISNYFENKVAILDSSEIVAKTVKQKLASFGLEKTGALSGEAQFFVSDYTPAFEEMTDIFFGEHAKLKLYPLWE; encoded by the coding sequence ATGCAAGCAAACGCACCCATTGGCATTTTTGACAGCGGCATTGGCGGTTTAACGGTTACCCGTGCCATCCGTCGCCTGCTGCCCCAAGAAGATATTATTTACTTCGGCGACACTGCGCATATGCCCTATGGGGACAAGTCCACCGAAGCCATTCAAGCATATTCCATCAAAATAGTCAACTTTTTGTTGAGTCAAGAGTGCAAAGCCATAGTAATTGCCTGCAATTCGGCTTCTTCGGCAGCATATAAACTCCTTCGCGAATATGTGGGCAATCGGGCATTGGTAATCAACGTGATTGACCCCATGGTAGAGTATGTGGCAACGCATTATGCAGGAAAAAAAGTAGGGCTCATAGGCACCAAACAGACGGTGCGCTCCAACGTGTACAAAAAGAAAATAGACGACCTGCGCAAAGGCATTCAACTGCAGGCTATGGCAACCCCGCTGTTGGCACCCATGATAGAAGAAGGCTACGCAGGGCACCCCATCATGGCACAAGTCATTGGCGATTATCTACAAAAAGCTGCTTTTGAAGACATCGAAGCCCTCATCTTAGGATGCACGCATTATCCGCTCATCAAAGAGATGATAAGCAACTATTTTGAAAACAAAGTAGCCATCTTGGACTCTTCGGAAATCGTAGCCAAGACCGTAAAGCAGAAGCTCGCCAGCTTCGGTCTGGAGAAAACAGGGGCTTTGAGCGGAGAAGCGCAATTTTTTGTATCGGACTATACGCCTGCCTTCGAAGAGATGACCGACATTTTCTTTGGCGAGCATGCCAAGCTCAAGCTTTATCCGCTGTGGGAATAG
- a CDS encoding NAD(P)/FAD-dependent oxidoreductase, translating into MANAYDFLIVGQGIAGTVLSYTLLQKGKRVLVIASPRHSAATRVAAGLFNPITGKQLKKTWLAEELFPFLQRFYPEMEKTLGMRFFYPTVIYRPYRSVQEQNDWMARSTTLETWLRTDTDDTFYRRYTPAPYGGLETLHAGYVDTNLLLDRYADYLRQREALRDEVFDYSRLEILAEGQGVRYGQYRARYLIFCEGAHGRFNPFFQKLPFNCVKGEILDIALAEPLPFIINQGVSVIPAAKEGHARVAATYQWNPLDEIPTAQAREELCQKTQNLLTVSFQITGQKAGIRPATRPRRPFVGLHPQYPALGIFNGMGSKGISLAPFFAQKFYEYIENRKPLHEEVNISKYFSKQ; encoded by the coding sequence ATGGCAAATGCATACGACTTTCTGATTGTAGGGCAAGGGATTGCAGGCACGGTACTTTCTTACACACTCCTCCAAAAAGGCAAACGCGTGTTGGTCATAGCAAGCCCCCGGCATTCGGCTGCCACACGAGTAGCGGCAGGTTTGTTCAATCCTATTACGGGCAAACAACTCAAAAAAACATGGCTAGCAGAAGAGCTATTTCCTTTTTTACAGCGTTTTTATCCGGAAATGGAAAAAACCTTAGGCATGCGCTTCTTCTATCCTACGGTGATTTACCGTCCCTACCGCAGCGTGCAGGAACAAAACGACTGGATGGCACGCAGCACGACTCTGGAAACGTGGCTGCGCACCGATACGGATGATACTTTTTACCGTCGTTATACGCCGGCGCCTTACGGTGGGCTCGAGACCCTGCACGCTGGCTACGTAGATACCAATTTATTGCTTGACCGTTATGCCGACTATCTGCGCCAAAGGGAAGCGCTGCGCGACGAGGTGTTCGATTATAGCCGCTTGGAAATCTTAGCTGAAGGGCAAGGGGTGCGTTATGGGCAGTACCGAGCGCGCTACCTTATCTTTTGCGAAGGAGCACACGGACGGTTCAATCCTTTCTTCCAAAAGCTGCCTTTCAATTGCGTGAAAGGCGAAATTTTGGACATCGCCTTAGCCGAACCCCTACCTTTCATCATCAACCAAGGGGTGTCGGTGATTCCTGCTGCCAAAGAAGGGCACGCCCGCGTAGCAGCTACCTATCAATGGAACCCTCTGGATGAAATACCTACCGCACAAGCACGCGAAGAGCTATGTCAAAAGACGCAAAATCTGCTTACTGTATCCTTTCAAATCACAGGGCAGAAAGCCGGCATACGCCCAGCGACACGTCCCCGCCGCCCTTTTGTGGGGCTGCATCCGCAATATCCTGCCTTGGGCATTTTCAATGGCATGGGCAGCAAAGGAATTTCAC